A single genomic interval of Lynx canadensis isolate LIC74 chromosome A2, mLynCan4.pri.v2, whole genome shotgun sequence harbors:
- the MST1R gene encoding macrophage-stimulating protein receptor isoform X10, translated as MELLSPPSQPSLLLLLLLLPPLLARESWQCPRTPYAALRDFDVEYKVPSFSAGGPVQAIATYEGGRDGSAVFVATRNRLHVLGPGLQPVESLATGPVGDPGCQTCAACGPGPHSPQGDTDAQVLVLEPALPALVSCGSSLHGRCFLHELEPQGTALHLAPPACLFSANHNQPEDCPDCVASPLGTLVTVVEQGHASYFYVASSLDETVASSFSPRSVSIRRLKADASGFAPGFAALSVLPEHLASYPIQYVYSFRARAFVYFLKVQRASVAAAPEALHTRLARLSAAEPELGDYRELVLDCRFAPKRRRRGATEGGQPYPVLRAAHTAPVGSKLAAELSIAEGQEVLFGVFVASRDSSPGVNPNSVVCAFPIDLVDTLIEHGVERCCEPPVPPGIRRGLDFFQSPSFCPNPPGLEAPSPNTSCHHFPLLVSSSLSRVDLFNGLLGPVQVTALHVTRLDNVTVAHMGTTDGRILQVELARSLNYLLYVSNFSLGSNRQPIQRDVSRLGDHLFFSSGEQVFQVPIQGPGCHHFLTCGSCLRAQRFMGCGWCGGMCGRQKECPGSWQQDHCPPELTEFYPQSGPLRGSTRLTLCGSNFYLRPADLVPEGTHQVTVGQSPCRLLPKDSPNLSPVPRKDFVEELECELEPLGMQPAGPANISLTVTNMPPGKHFQVDGTSMLQGFSFMEPVLTAVKPLFGPRAGGTRLTFEGQGLSLGTSQMVLVNGTECPLEQVSEGQLLCTTPPGAAMARVPIHLQVGGAVVPGSWTFHYLEDPIVLGISPNCGYIGSHVTIHGQHLTSAWHLVLSFHDGLMAVENRQCTGHLPEQHRCRLPEYVVRSPQGWVTGNLSAWGDGAAGFTQPGFRFLPPPHPPTTDFAPLKPEEHAVKFEYIGLGAVADCVDVNVTVGGKSCQHELRGDVVICPLPSSLQLDKDGAPLQVCVDDGCHILGRVIRPGPEGVPQRLLLGVLLALLLLVAALAAALIFNYWRRKQLDDLASLDRTTGAIPLPALRSAPATHGLDSTTQSHKASVSDSGDGSCVPLLQTESIQLGDLDSALLTEVKDVLISHEQVVTHRDRIIGKGHFGVVYHGEYTDKDQNRIHCAIKSLSRITEVQEVEAFLREGLLMRGLHHPNVLALIGIVLPPEGLPQVLLPYMHHGDLLQFIRSPQRNPTVKDLISFGLQVARGMEYLAEQKFVHRDLAARNCMLDESFTVKVADFGLARGILDKEYYSVRQHRHARLPVKWMALESLQTYRFTTKSDVWSFGVLLWELLTRGAPPYPHIDPFDLTHFLAQGRRLPQPEYCPDSLYAVMQRCWAADPAERPTFSALVEEVEHVAARLLGDHYVQLPAAYVNLGPGASDEANMHPEQSQTPPVHRIAHRPWPSSEPPQPT; from the exons ATGGAGCTTCTCTCGCCGCCGTCACAGCCTTCACTGTtattgctgctgctactgctgccaCCACTGCTGGCCAGAGAGTCCTGGCAGTGTCCGCGCACACCCTACGCCGCCTTGCGCGATTTTGACGTCGAGTACAAGGTGCCCAGCTTCTCGGCCGGAGGTCCGGTACAGGCCATAGCGACCTACGAGGGCGGCAGGGACGGGAGTGCCGTGTTCGTGGCTACACGCAATCGCCTGCACGTGCTTGGGCCTGGCCTGCAGCCAGTAGAGAGCCTGGCCACAGGTCCTGTTGGAGACCCGGGCTGTCAGACGTGTGCGGCCTGTGGCCCGGGCCCCCACAGCCcgcagggagacacagatgcaCAGGTGCTGGTGCTGGAGCCAGCTCTGCCTGCACTAGTCAGCTGTGGCTCGAGCCTGCATGGGCGCTGCTTCCTGCACGAGCTAGAGCCCCAAGGGACAGCCCTGCACCTGGCACCGCCAGCCTGCCTCTTCTCCGCCAACCACAACCAGCCCGAGGACTGCCCTGACTGTGTGGCCAGTCCTCTGGGCACCCTCGTGACCGTGGTTGAGCAGGGCCATGCCTCCTACTTCTACGTGGCATCCTCACTGGATGAGACGGTGGCCTCGAGCTTCAGCCCCCGCTCAGTGTCCATCCGGCGCCTCAAGGCCGATGCCTCAGGATTCGCACCGGGGTTTGCCGCGCTGTCCGTGCTGCCGGAGCACCTCGCTTCCTATCCTATCCAGTACGTGTACAGTTTCCGCGCCAGAGCCTTTGTCTATTTCCTGAAGGTGCAGCGGGCCAGCGTGGCAGCTGCCCCGGAAGCCTTGCACACACGCCTGGCACGGCTCAGCGCTGCTGAGCCCGAGCTGGGCGACTACCGCGAGCTCGTTCTCGACTGCCGATTCGCACCCAAACGCCGGCGCCGCGGGGCCACTGAGGGAGGACAGCCCTACCCAGTGCTGAGGGCGGCCCACACAGCTCCAGTGGGCAGCAAGCTAGCTGCTGAGCTGAGCATCGCTGAGGGCCAAGAAGTGCTATTTGGCGTCTTCGTGGCTAGCAGAGACAGCAGTCCCGGTGTGAATCCCAACTCTGTCGTCTGTGCCTTTCCCATCGACCTAGTGGACACTCTCATCGAGCATGGTGTGGAGCGCTGTTGTGAGCCTCCTGTCCCCCCTGGCATCCGGCGAGGGCTCGACTTCTTCCAGTCGCCTAGTTTTTGCCCCAACCCG CCTGGCCTGGAGGCCCCCAGCCCCAACACCAGCTGCCATCACTTTCCTCTGCTGGTTAGCAGCAGCCTATCACGTGTGGACCTCTTCAACGGGCTATTAGGACCAGTACAGGTCACTGCACTGCATGTGACACGCCTTGACAATGTCACAGTGGCCCACATGGGCACAACTGATGGGCGCATCCTGCAG GTGGAGCTGGCCAGATCTCTCAACTACTTGCTGTATGTGTCCAACTTTTCACTGGGCAGCAACAGGCAGCCCATACAACGAGATGTCAGTCGCCTTGGAGACCACCTGTTCTTTTCCTCCGGGGAACAG GTCTTCCAGGTACCTATCCAGGGCCCTGGCTGCCACCACTTCCTCACCTGTGGGAGTTGTCTGCGGGCACAGCGTTTCATGGGCTGTGGCTGGTGTGGGGGCATGTGTGGCCGGCAGAAGGAGTGTCCTGGCTCCTGGCAACAGGATCATTGTCCACCTGAGCTTACTGAG tTCTACCCCCAGAGTGGACCCCTAAGGGGCAGCACAAGGCTGACCCTGTGTGGCTCCAACTTCTACCTGCGCCCTGCTGATCTGGTGCCTGAGGGCACCCATCAGGTCACCGTGGGCCAAAGTCCCTGCCGACTGCTGCCCAAGGACAGCCCAAACCTCAG CCCAGTGCCCCGGAAAGACTTTGTAGAGGAGCTTGAGTGTGAGCTGGAGCCCTTGGGCATGCAGCCAGCCGGGCCCGCCAACATCAGCCTCACTGTGACCAACATGCCACCAGGCAAGCACTTCCAAGTGGATGGCACCTCCATGCTGCAAGGCTTCTCTTTCATG GAGccagtgctgacagcagtaaAACCCCTCTTTGGCCCACGGGCAGGGGGCACCCGCCTCACCTTTGAAGGCCAAGGCCTGTCTTTAGGCACCAGTCAGATGGTGCTGGTCAATGGGACTGAGTGCCCACTGGAACA GGTCAGCGAGGGGCAGCTCTTATGTACTACGCCCCCTGGGGCTGCTATGGCCAGGGTTCCCATTCACCTGCAGGTGGGGGGCGCTGTGGTGCCAGGCTCCTGGACCTTCCACTACCTGGAAGACCCCATTGTGCTGGGCATCAGCCCCAACTGTGGCTACAT TGGCTCCCATGTCACCATCCATGgccagcatctgacttcagcgtGGCACCTAGTGCTGTCATTCCATGATGGGCTTATGGCAGTGGAAAACAGG CAGTGTACAGGGCACCTCCCGGAGCAGCATCGGTGCCGCCTGCCCGAATATGTCGTCCGAAGCCCCCAGGGGTGGGTAACAGGGAACCTGAGTGCCTGGGGGGATGGAGCTGCTGGCTTCACGCAGCCCGGCTTTcgcttcctgcccccaccccatccacccaCCACTGACTTTGCCCCACTGAAGCCCGAGGAGCACGCTGTTAAGTTTGAG TATATTGGGCTGGGCGCTGTGGCTGATTGTGTGGACGTGAACGTGACCGTGGGTGGTAAGAGCTGCCAGCATGAGCTCCGGGGGGATGTGGTCATctgccctctgccttcctccctgcaaCTTGACAAGGATGGCGCCCCACTGCAG GTCTGTGTGGATGATGGATGTCACATCCTGGGCAGGGTGATACGGCCAGGCCCAGAGGGGGTCCCACAGAGGCTACTCCTTGGTGTCCTGCTGGCCCTGCTCCTGCTTGTGGCTGCACTGGCCGCTGCGCTGATCTTCAACTACTGGCGGAGGAAACAACTGG ATGACCTGGCATCCTTGGACCGGACCACTGGAGCCATCCCCTTGCCTGCACTCCGCTCAG CCCCTGCCACTCATGGTCTGGATTCCACCACACAGAGCCACAAAGCATCCGTCTCAGACAGTGGGGACGGGTCCTGTGTCCCACTGTTGCAGACAGAGTCCATCCAGCTTGGGGACTTAGACTCTGCACTCCTGACCGAGGTCAAGGATGTGCTGATCTCACATGAGCAGGTGGTCACCCACAGGGACAGAATCATTGGCAAAG GCCACTTTGGAGTTGTCTACCATGGAGAATACACAGACAAGGACCAGAATCGAATCCATTGTGCCATAAAGTCTCTGAGTC GCATCACAGAGGTGCAGGAGGTGGAGGCCTTCCTGCGCGAGGGGCTGCTCATGCGTGGTCTGCACCACCCAAATGTGCTGGCTCTCATCGGTATTGTGCTGCCCCCTGAAGGGCTGCCCCAGGTGCTGCTACCCTATATGCATCATGGAGACCTGCTTCAGTTCATCCGCTCACCCCAGCGG AACCCCACGGTGAAGGACCTCATCAGCTTCGGCCTTCAGGTAGCCCGTGGCATGGAGTACCTGGCAGAGCAGAAGTTTGTGCACAGGGACCTGGCTGCTCGGAACTGCAT GCTGGATGAGTCATTCACAGTCAAGGTGGCCGACTTTGGCCTGGCCCGTGGTATCCTGGACAAGGAGTACTACAGTGTTCGACAGCATCGCCATGCTCGCCTCCCTGTCAAATGGATGGCACTGGAGAGCCTGCAGACCTACAGATTCACCACCAAGTCTGATGTG TGGTCATTTGGTGTGCTGCTGTGGGAGCTGCTGACACGGGGCGCCCCACCATACCCCCACATTGACCCTTTTGACCTCACTCACTTCCTGGCCCAGGGTCGACGCCTGCCCCAGCCTGAATATTGTCCTGATTCTCT gtACGCAGTGATGCAGCGCTGCTGGGCTGCAGACCCTGCAGAGAGACCCACATTCTCAGCGCTGGTGGAGGAAGTGGAGCACGTGGCGGCCAGGCTGCTTGGGGACCACTACGTGCAGCTGCCTGCAGCCTACGTGAACCTGGGTCCTGGTGCCTCGGATGAGGCGAACATGCACCCAGAACAGTCGCAGACCCCACCTGTGCACAGGATCGCACATCGGCCCTGGCCTTCCTCAGAGCCACCACAGCCCACGTGA
- the MST1R gene encoding macrophage-stimulating protein receptor isoform X9 — MELLSPPSQPSLLLLLLLLPPLLARESWQCPRTPYAALRDFDVEYKVPSFSAGGPVQAIATYEGGRDGSAVFVATRNRLHVLGPGLQPVESLATGPVGDPGCQTCAACGPGPHSPQGDTDAQVLVLEPALPALVSCGSSLHGRCFLHELEPQGTALHLAPPACLFSANHNQPEDCPDCVASPLGTLVTVVEQGHASYFYVASSLDETVASSFSPRSVSIRRLKADASGFAPGFAALSVLPEHLASYPIQYVYSFRARAFVYFLKVQRASVAAAPEALHTRLARLSAAEPELGDYRELVLDCRFAPKRRRRGATEGGQPYPVLRAAHTAPVGSKLAAELSIAEGQEVLFGVFVASRDSSPGVNPNSVVCAFPIDLVDTLIEHGVERCCEPPVPPGIRRGLDFFQSPSFCPNPPGLEAPSPNTSCHHFPLLVSSSLSRVDLFNGLLGPVQVTALHVTRLDNVTVAHMGTTDGRILQVELARSLNYLLYVSNFSLGSNRQPIQRDVSRLGDHLFFSSGEQVFQVPIQGPGCHHFLTCGSCLRAQRFMGCGWCGGMCGRQKECPGSWQQDHCPPELTEFYPQSGPLRGSTRLTLCGSNFYLRPADLVPEGTHQVTVGQSPCRLLPKDSPNLSPVPRKDFVEELECELEPLGMQPAGPANISLTVTNMPPGKHFQVDGTSMLQGFSFMEPVLTAVKPLFGPRAGGTRLTFEGQGLSLGTSQMVLVNGTECPLEQVSEGQLLCTTPPGAAMARVPIHLQVGGAVVPGSWTFHYLEDPIVLGISPNCGYIGSHVTIHGQHLTSAWHLVLSFHDGLMAVENRQCTGHLPEQHRCRLPEYVVRSPQGWVTGNLSAWGDGAAGFTQPGFRFLPPPHPPTTDFAPLKPEEHAVKFEYIGLGAVADCVDVNVTVGGKSCQHELRGDVVICPLPSSLQLDKDGAPLQVCVDDGCHILGRVIRPGPEGVPQRLLLGVLLALLLLVAALAAALIFNYWRRKQLDDLASLDRTTGAIPLPALRSAAPATHGLDSTTQSHKASVSDSGDGSCVPLLQTESIQLGDLDSALLTEVKDVLISHEQVVTHRDRIIGKGHFGVVYHGEYTDKDQNRIHCAIKSLSRITEVQEVEAFLREGLLMRGLHHPNVLALIGIVLPPEGLPQVLLPYMHHGDLLQFIRSPQRNPTVKDLISFGLQVARGMEYLAEQKFVHRDLAARNCMLDESFTVKVADFGLARGILDKEYYSVRQHRHARLPVKWMALESLQTYRFTTKSDVWSFGVLLWELLTRGAPPYPHIDPFDLTHFLAQGRRLPQPEYCPDSLYAVMQRCWAADPAERPTFSALVEEVEHVAARLLGDHYVQLPAAYVNLGPGASDEANMHPEQSQTPPVHRIAHRPWPSSEPPQPT; from the exons ATGGAGCTTCTCTCGCCGCCGTCACAGCCTTCACTGTtattgctgctgctactgctgccaCCACTGCTGGCCAGAGAGTCCTGGCAGTGTCCGCGCACACCCTACGCCGCCTTGCGCGATTTTGACGTCGAGTACAAGGTGCCCAGCTTCTCGGCCGGAGGTCCGGTACAGGCCATAGCGACCTACGAGGGCGGCAGGGACGGGAGTGCCGTGTTCGTGGCTACACGCAATCGCCTGCACGTGCTTGGGCCTGGCCTGCAGCCAGTAGAGAGCCTGGCCACAGGTCCTGTTGGAGACCCGGGCTGTCAGACGTGTGCGGCCTGTGGCCCGGGCCCCCACAGCCcgcagggagacacagatgcaCAGGTGCTGGTGCTGGAGCCAGCTCTGCCTGCACTAGTCAGCTGTGGCTCGAGCCTGCATGGGCGCTGCTTCCTGCACGAGCTAGAGCCCCAAGGGACAGCCCTGCACCTGGCACCGCCAGCCTGCCTCTTCTCCGCCAACCACAACCAGCCCGAGGACTGCCCTGACTGTGTGGCCAGTCCTCTGGGCACCCTCGTGACCGTGGTTGAGCAGGGCCATGCCTCCTACTTCTACGTGGCATCCTCACTGGATGAGACGGTGGCCTCGAGCTTCAGCCCCCGCTCAGTGTCCATCCGGCGCCTCAAGGCCGATGCCTCAGGATTCGCACCGGGGTTTGCCGCGCTGTCCGTGCTGCCGGAGCACCTCGCTTCCTATCCTATCCAGTACGTGTACAGTTTCCGCGCCAGAGCCTTTGTCTATTTCCTGAAGGTGCAGCGGGCCAGCGTGGCAGCTGCCCCGGAAGCCTTGCACACACGCCTGGCACGGCTCAGCGCTGCTGAGCCCGAGCTGGGCGACTACCGCGAGCTCGTTCTCGACTGCCGATTCGCACCCAAACGCCGGCGCCGCGGGGCCACTGAGGGAGGACAGCCCTACCCAGTGCTGAGGGCGGCCCACACAGCTCCAGTGGGCAGCAAGCTAGCTGCTGAGCTGAGCATCGCTGAGGGCCAAGAAGTGCTATTTGGCGTCTTCGTGGCTAGCAGAGACAGCAGTCCCGGTGTGAATCCCAACTCTGTCGTCTGTGCCTTTCCCATCGACCTAGTGGACACTCTCATCGAGCATGGTGTGGAGCGCTGTTGTGAGCCTCCTGTCCCCCCTGGCATCCGGCGAGGGCTCGACTTCTTCCAGTCGCCTAGTTTTTGCCCCAACCCG CCTGGCCTGGAGGCCCCCAGCCCCAACACCAGCTGCCATCACTTTCCTCTGCTGGTTAGCAGCAGCCTATCACGTGTGGACCTCTTCAACGGGCTATTAGGACCAGTACAGGTCACTGCACTGCATGTGACACGCCTTGACAATGTCACAGTGGCCCACATGGGCACAACTGATGGGCGCATCCTGCAG GTGGAGCTGGCCAGATCTCTCAACTACTTGCTGTATGTGTCCAACTTTTCACTGGGCAGCAACAGGCAGCCCATACAACGAGATGTCAGTCGCCTTGGAGACCACCTGTTCTTTTCCTCCGGGGAACAG GTCTTCCAGGTACCTATCCAGGGCCCTGGCTGCCACCACTTCCTCACCTGTGGGAGTTGTCTGCGGGCACAGCGTTTCATGGGCTGTGGCTGGTGTGGGGGCATGTGTGGCCGGCAGAAGGAGTGTCCTGGCTCCTGGCAACAGGATCATTGTCCACCTGAGCTTACTGAG tTCTACCCCCAGAGTGGACCCCTAAGGGGCAGCACAAGGCTGACCCTGTGTGGCTCCAACTTCTACCTGCGCCCTGCTGATCTGGTGCCTGAGGGCACCCATCAGGTCACCGTGGGCCAAAGTCCCTGCCGACTGCTGCCCAAGGACAGCCCAAACCTCAG CCCAGTGCCCCGGAAAGACTTTGTAGAGGAGCTTGAGTGTGAGCTGGAGCCCTTGGGCATGCAGCCAGCCGGGCCCGCCAACATCAGCCTCACTGTGACCAACATGCCACCAGGCAAGCACTTCCAAGTGGATGGCACCTCCATGCTGCAAGGCTTCTCTTTCATG GAGccagtgctgacagcagtaaAACCCCTCTTTGGCCCACGGGCAGGGGGCACCCGCCTCACCTTTGAAGGCCAAGGCCTGTCTTTAGGCACCAGTCAGATGGTGCTGGTCAATGGGACTGAGTGCCCACTGGAACA GGTCAGCGAGGGGCAGCTCTTATGTACTACGCCCCCTGGGGCTGCTATGGCCAGGGTTCCCATTCACCTGCAGGTGGGGGGCGCTGTGGTGCCAGGCTCCTGGACCTTCCACTACCTGGAAGACCCCATTGTGCTGGGCATCAGCCCCAACTGTGGCTACAT TGGCTCCCATGTCACCATCCATGgccagcatctgacttcagcgtGGCACCTAGTGCTGTCATTCCATGATGGGCTTATGGCAGTGGAAAACAGG CAGTGTACAGGGCACCTCCCGGAGCAGCATCGGTGCCGCCTGCCCGAATATGTCGTCCGAAGCCCCCAGGGGTGGGTAACAGGGAACCTGAGTGCCTGGGGGGATGGAGCTGCTGGCTTCACGCAGCCCGGCTTTcgcttcctgcccccaccccatccacccaCCACTGACTTTGCCCCACTGAAGCCCGAGGAGCACGCTGTTAAGTTTGAG TATATTGGGCTGGGCGCTGTGGCTGATTGTGTGGACGTGAACGTGACCGTGGGTGGTAAGAGCTGCCAGCATGAGCTCCGGGGGGATGTGGTCATctgccctctgccttcctccctgcaaCTTGACAAGGATGGCGCCCCACTGCAG GTCTGTGTGGATGATGGATGTCACATCCTGGGCAGGGTGATACGGCCAGGCCCAGAGGGGGTCCCACAGAGGCTACTCCTTGGTGTCCTGCTGGCCCTGCTCCTGCTTGTGGCTGCACTGGCCGCTGCGCTGATCTTCAACTACTGGCGGAGGAAACAACTGG ATGACCTGGCATCCTTGGACCGGACCACTGGAGCCATCCCCTTGCCTGCACTCCGCTCAG CAGCCCCTGCCACTCATGGTCTGGATTCCACCACACAGAGCCACAAAGCATCCGTCTCAGACAGTGGGGACGGGTCCTGTGTCCCACTGTTGCAGACAGAGTCCATCCAGCTTGGGGACTTAGACTCTGCACTCCTGACCGAGGTCAAGGATGTGCTGATCTCACATGAGCAGGTGGTCACCCACAGGGACAGAATCATTGGCAAAG GCCACTTTGGAGTTGTCTACCATGGAGAATACACAGACAAGGACCAGAATCGAATCCATTGTGCCATAAAGTCTCTGAGTC GCATCACAGAGGTGCAGGAGGTGGAGGCCTTCCTGCGCGAGGGGCTGCTCATGCGTGGTCTGCACCACCCAAATGTGCTGGCTCTCATCGGTATTGTGCTGCCCCCTGAAGGGCTGCCCCAGGTGCTGCTACCCTATATGCATCATGGAGACCTGCTTCAGTTCATCCGCTCACCCCAGCGG AACCCCACGGTGAAGGACCTCATCAGCTTCGGCCTTCAGGTAGCCCGTGGCATGGAGTACCTGGCAGAGCAGAAGTTTGTGCACAGGGACCTGGCTGCTCGGAACTGCAT GCTGGATGAGTCATTCACAGTCAAGGTGGCCGACTTTGGCCTGGCCCGTGGTATCCTGGACAAGGAGTACTACAGTGTTCGACAGCATCGCCATGCTCGCCTCCCTGTCAAATGGATGGCACTGGAGAGCCTGCAGACCTACAGATTCACCACCAAGTCTGATGTG TGGTCATTTGGTGTGCTGCTGTGGGAGCTGCTGACACGGGGCGCCCCACCATACCCCCACATTGACCCTTTTGACCTCACTCACTTCCTGGCCCAGGGTCGACGCCTGCCCCAGCCTGAATATTGTCCTGATTCTCT gtACGCAGTGATGCAGCGCTGCTGGGCTGCAGACCCTGCAGAGAGACCCACATTCTCAGCGCTGGTGGAGGAAGTGGAGCACGTGGCGGCCAGGCTGCTTGGGGACCACTACGTGCAGCTGCCTGCAGCCTACGTGAACCTGGGTCCTGGTGCCTCGGATGAGGCGAACATGCACCCAGAACAGTCGCAGACCCCACCTGTGCACAGGATCGCACATCGGCCCTGGCCTTCCTCAGAGCCACCACAGCCCACGTGA